Part of the Undibacter mobilis genome is shown below.
ACTTTCAGGCCCGCATAGCCGTCCGGCTTCATGCCGACGCTCTTCTGGAAAGCGCCGACGGCGCGCACGGTGTCGGAGCCGGTGCGGCCATCGACGCCGTCGGTCTTGAAGCCGCGCTCGTTGAGGCGGCGCTGGATTTCCTTGACCTCGTCGATGGTCGGAATGCGCTCGCCGCCCGGAAAGTGCTGGCGGAAATCGCCGTCGCCGCGGACGAGATCGCCGAGATGCACCAGCGCCAGCGAGTAGTTGATCGAGGGATTGTAGGAATAGACGGCGCGGAAATTCTGCCCGACCAGAAACGCCGGCCCGCCGGCCACCGGAATCCACAGCTTCACCTGATCGTCCGGCCGCTTGAAGGCCTCGCCGTCGGCTCGTCGGACGCCGTGGCTCTGCCACGTCGCGTAGGATCGCATGGTGCGGTTGTCGGCCATGCGCTGTCCGCCGGAGGGGACCTTCACTTCGCAGCCCCAGGCTTCGCCGCGCCGCCACTTGCCGCGCTCGACCAGATAGCGCGCGGTGCCGGCGAGCGCGTCGTCCGGTTTGCCGAACGGATTGATGCGGCCGTCGCGGTCGTAATCGACGCCGATCTGCAGCCACACCTCGGGCATCCATTGCGTATGGCCCATGGCGCCAGCCCACGAGCCGATCATCGCATTCGGCTGCGCCCAGCCGCGATCGACAATCTTGAGCGCGTTGATGAGTTCGGCTTCCCAGTATTTGCGGCGGCGCGGC
Proteins encoded:
- a CDS encoding lytic murein transglycosylase: PRRRKYWEAELINALKIVDRGWAQPNAMIGSWAGAMGHTQWMPEVWLQIGVDYDRDGRINPFGKPDDALAGTARYLVERGKWRRGEAWGCEVKVPSGGQRMADNRTMRSYATWQSHGVRRADGEAFKRPDDQVKLWIPVAGGPAFLVGQNFRAVYSYNPSINYSLALVHLGDLVRGDGDFRQHFPGGERIPTIDEVKEIQRRLNERGFKTDGVDGRTGSDTVRAVGAFQKSVGMKPDGYAGLKVLERLRQP